GAAATAAAACAGCAACGTCAGCGAAATCGACGAGCGTCCGTTCGATCCGGGCCACCAGCTCGGATCCCATCCGTAAACGCGGTCGGCCTGCAACAGCGGTCCGATCATGACGAGGCCTCCTGCGTCGGAGCGTCCGCGCGTGCGGGGGCCGGATTCAGATGGTCCTGCGCCATGCGGCGGAACACATTGACCGCGCGCCGGCGTACATTCGGATCGGCATCGTGCTGAGCCATCGACGCCACGTCGTACGCCACCTGATCGATCCCCATCTGCTCCACGACCCACAAGGCGCTGATGCGATGCCTGGCGTCCGTATCCGCGAGCATGCGGCGCAGCGCCGGCAGCGCGTTGATGACCGGCAGCTCCATCAGCGCCTTGATGGCGTTGGCCCGGCTTCGATTGCCCTCGCCGTCGGTCAACTGGATCAGCGACGCGCGCGCGTCCTCGACGGCGTCAAGCTGCTGAAGCGACTCGACGGCGTTGGCGCGCACGCGGTCATCCGGATGCTCCAGCGCCTCGGTGAGGCGCGTGACGGCTTTGGACGAGGCGGGCACGTGCCCGAGCGCCGCCGCGGCCGTGGAGGCGATGCGCGAAACGGGATCGTGAACGAGCTGCACAAGCTGATTCTCGAAGTAGCTTTCCTGGCTCAGATGACGCGCCACCATCACGGCGCGGAAGCGATCGTCGGCCCGATCGCTGGCCATGCGCGCCGCGAGCTGGTGATGGAAATGCGCATCAATCTTCATCAGCGCCCGTCCCGCCGCCAATCGCACCGAGGGGGCGAGCTGATCCCAATGCTCCCAGAAACGCGCGAAACCCACCGGCTGAAACTGCGATTCGGCGAGCGTCGCCACATCGTGATGCGGCGAGGTGATGAGCCGCACGAGCAGGTCGTTGAGCCCCGACCAGCGCCGGGCGATCAGATGGCGCAGCGCAATGCGCGCGATCACCGGCTCGCCGTCGAAGCACATGTTGGCGATCGCATCATCCGCCTGAATCTTGTGCATCTTGATCAGCGCCCGGAGCACCAGCATGCGCGTGACGCGGTCCGCCGAGTGCATCAACGGGTCCATCGCCTTGATCTTCGACTCCGTGCGCGTGTTGAGGCAGCGGACCCAGCGCGGCACATTCCGAAGCACCGGCGCGGGAAAACCGTCGACCATTTCCGCGTCCGGCAGAAGATGGTCGCATTGGGCAACCTTGCGGATCGCCGAGCGGATCGGCCGGGCGGCCAGAAGATGCGACTGCGCGATGACGCGATCGAGATAGGGGACGATGGCGCGCAGACGCAAACCCTCCGCCACGGCGGGCATCAGTTCCTCGGTGGCCGCGAAGCTCAACATCGCATGCGCGATCGGCGCGCTGTCGGGATGGCGGAGCATCTTTGAGAGCCCGATGTGCGCCGGTGCGTGCACATCCTTGAAGTGCGCGAGCAGATGACTGGAGCGGCGCGGCGCCAAAAGCGCGACGGCCGTCAGCACATCGTGACGCCCGTGACGCTGATAGCACGCGCACGCTTCCGCCAGCGCGAGCGTCATCCACGCCACGCGCCGCATCGGCGTAGGCGCGGCCGCACCGTGCGTCTCGGGCGGCGGACCGGCAGCGAGCAACTGCGACAGATCCAAAAGCCCCGCCGCCCCGGCGCGCGTCAACCGCGCATCATCCGCGTGAAGCTGCGCCGCCAACAGGTACGCCAGCCGCAAGCTGCCTGAGCGCGCGATGAGTTGCACGGCGTTGAGCCGCGTGGTGACGTCGGCGTCGCTCGCCGCGGCGCGCAACACGCTGTCGAGCTGCGGCACGTGATCAACGACGAGCCGCTGAAGTTCGGGTTTGAAGCGGTCGAAGCATCGGACGAGCCCGATCTGGGCCGCCTCGTGCCGGCGTTCAAGCAGCAAATGCACCAACCTGGGCACATCCGCCTCCGATGCGCTCGACAGCGCCCCCGCGATGGCATGGTCCACCACCGGGTGCGCCACATGCTCAATCAAGTCGAATATGCTTCGTTTGGGCGCCATTCACATTCCGGCCAAGTTTGGGGCGATTCCATCATGTTTATCGGCCGCTACCGGCGATGAACATGACGATGGCGCAACACGTAAAAAATCCGTTCTGATCGTTGAAAAATTGGTATTTTTCGAGTGACTTCCCATTTTACCCTTGCTACCATACACGCCTTACAACCGGTCCAGGGGCCTAATTTATGAGCATCAACAAGTCTCCCAGTGTCCAAACATACCGCCTTTTGCTATATCGGCGGGCACTGCACCCCGAGCTTTTCGGCATTCAAGACCGCCGGGCAATCGTCCAAAGTGGTTATGAATTCGAGAGTTGGATCATGCCCGGCGGACATGTCCTGCGCTTTCAGGTCGGCGGCGAGTGCGTCAGCGAAGCGGTCATCGATCATGACACGCAGCTTCCGCAGCGCGGCCTGATCCTCGCCCTGCCCTGCCTGGGCGAGAAGGAAATGGACCAAAAGATCGAAAACGCAGTGACTTACGTCACCAGCGTCCAGACCGAGCAGCTTTCGGACAATCTTTTCACCGCTTCGTACAACGAGATGAAGGATTTCGCCGCGGAAACGGAAGCCATGCGCTACGAATGGCTCGACGTGGAAGGCGGGCAGAACCTGTCCGTGCTCGATGTGCAGCGGTACAAGCGTGAGATTCACGCCCAGAGCTACCACCTGATCGGCTCCGCCGGGTTCATCCTCCGGACGCAGACGATCTTCGAGGTCGCTTAAGCGACGCGCCATGGTCATGCTTGATCGCGCTGCCACGGTTCAATTCATTGAAAAGCACACGCTCATCGCCGTGATCCGCAGCGACTCGGCCCAGCAGGCGGTCGATACCGCCAAGGCCCTCGCCGACGGCGGCGTCCTCGTCCATGAAATCGCCATGACCACGCCCGATGGACTTCGCGCCATCGAGTCGGCGGCATCCCAACTCGGCGGTGATTGCGTCGTCGGCGTCGGCACGGTACTGGATCCGCAGACCGCCCGCGATGCGGTGGCGGCGGGTGCGGCGTTCGTGTTCGCACCCAACGTCAATCTGCACGTGATCGAAGCGGTCAACCAGATGAACCGCCCCATCGTTCCGGGGGCGTTGACGCCGACGGAGATTGTCACGGCCTGGTCGGCGGGCGTGGACATGGTCAAGCTTTTTCCCGCCAATCACTTCGGCCCCAAATACATTCAGGACATTCACGGCCCCCTGCCGCACGTCAAAATCACGCCCACCGGCGGCGTCGATCTGACGACGATCAAGGCCTGGCTCGACGCGGGGGCGGCGGCGCTGGGCGTCGGGTCGGCACTGGTGAAAAAAGATCTGATGCGCCGCGGCGATTGGAAGGCCCTGTCCGCACTGGCGCTACAATATGTGCAGGCGGTGCGCGACGCCCGCCGCTGACCCCGATTTCACGGGTTTTCCCGCCCCCTTGTCTAAATCCGGCCGATCGCGAATAATACCCCCTAGCTATGTCCACCCCCACCACCCCCGCACAGACGGTATACCTGATCACGTCCAGTTCGACCGCCTGGCAGGCGGCGGACCGGATGCAGGGCGATACGGACTTGCCCGCCACGGAATCGGGGTTGGCGGTCGTGCGGGCCGGTGCGTCGGTCGCCCCGCCCGAGTCGCCGGTCGGCACGATCTGGTGCGCCGAGGACGAGGCGAGCCGGCAGACGGCGGAGCTGGTCGCTCGCGTGTGGGGCGAAGCGAAGGTCAAGCATAACGCCGCCCTGGCGGAGATGAACCTGGGCCTGTGGCAGGGCTTGACCACGAAGGATCTGACGACGCGCTATCCGACGGCCTTCAACCAGTGGTTGTCGGACCCGGCGAACGTGTCCCCGCCGCAGGGCGAGTCGCTTGAGTCGGCGGAGCAGCGGCTGATGGTCGGGCTGGGCCGACTCCTCAATCGCGCGGCGGGCGATCCGACGGCGATCGTGCTGCGGCCGATGATGCTCGCCATCACGCGCTCCGTGCTTCTGGAGCTGCCCATCACCGAATCCCTCAATCACGCGCAGCGCCCCGTCGTCGAGCGCATCGATCTGGCGTCGAGTCTGCTGCGCCACCTCCGCTCCGGCAAGCGGCCCAAATCCGCCGGGAGGATCTCCGCATGACACAGGTCCCCGGTCGTAGCTGGCAGGAACTCGTGGACACCACCAACGAACGCCCCGGCGTGCCGGAGGGGCTTTGGATGCGCTGCCCCGCCTGCGAGGCGATGGTGTATCGCAAGCAGGTGGAGATGAATCTTTGGGTCTGCCCCGAAGCCGACTGCTCCCATCACTACCGCATCAGCGCCAGGCAGCGTGCGCTTCAGCTTTGCGACCCCGACAGCTTCGAGCCCAAGTGGACCGATGTCTCGCCGACCGACCCGCTCAAGTTCGTCGATCTCAAACCCTACAAGGATCGCCTCAAGAGCGAGCAGGACAAGATTCAGCAGCCCGATGCGATCGTCGCCGGGACCGGCTACATCAAGGGCCGCCGCGTCGTCCTCGCCTGCCTCGATCCGACGTTCATGATGGGCTCGATGGGCAGCGTCGTGGGCGAAGTGCTCACGCGCAGCATCGAGTACGCTCAGGAACACGACTGGCCGCTCATCATCGTCTCCTGCTCCGGCGGCGCCCGCATGCAGGAGTCGTCGCTGAGTCTGATGCAGATGGCCAAGACTTCCGCCGCCCTCGCCCGCCTCGACGAAGCCGGCGGCCTGTTCATCTCCGTCCTCGTCGACCCGACCACCGGCGGCGTCACCGCCTCGTTCGCTATGCTCGGCGACATCATCCTCGCCGAACCCAAAGCCCTCATCGGCTTCGCCGGCCCCCGCGTCATCGCCAACACCGTCCGCCAGGAACTGCCCCCCGGCTTCCAACGAGCCGAATTCCTCGTGGAAAAGGGCTTCGTCGACCGCATCGTCGACCGCAAGAACCTCCGCAGCGAAATCTCCCGCATCATCGACTACGCCGGAAAATGAGTCATTTTCCAAAGTTGATGGAATGCGTCAGTCGGCGTGCTTGAAGAACTCGATCGGCGTCGATTCCGATGAAGGCGCCAGCAGTTTGATGTTGTCGACGCGGCCGGTGTCGTCGAACGAGCCCACGCCGACGTAGCCGGCGTCGAACGTCTTGTCCTCGGCCTCCATGATGGGCTTTTCCATGTCGTCGGCGTAGACGGCGATGCGGCCGGTCTTCGCATCGCGGACGAGTCGCATGTGATGCCATGCATCGTGGCCCCAGTCGAAGCCCTCGGTGCCGGTCTTGGTGATGGCGAGGCGCGGGGCGCTATTCACGATGAAGATGTTGTGCGCGTGCGGGTCGCGCTTGGTGGCGATGTGCACATAGTAAAAGTGCGCGGGGTCCTGAAAGTTGAAGAACAGGCACATGTCGCGATGACCGTATTCCTTGCCGGTCTGCCGCAGGTCGATGTCCAGGACGAAGTCGGCGACTTTCACCTTATCGATCAGCGCGATGTTGAACGGCGAGCGCACCGCCGGCTCGTACTTGCTCTTGCCGAAAAGCTCCATGTATCCGTTGTCGCTTTCCTTGTCATGCTTCCACGCGGTCGGATCGGTGAAGACAAAACGATGAATCGCATCCGCCGAGTCGAACGACTCTTCAAACACGCTCTTGTATCCCTGCGGCGCATCGGCGGCGAAAGCGACGGCGGTCATGACCAGTACGA
Above is a window of Planctomycetota bacterium DNA encoding:
- the eda gene encoding bifunctional 4-hydroxy-2-oxoglutarate aldolase/2-dehydro-3-deoxy-phosphogluconate aldolase — protein: MLDRAATVQFIEKHTLIAVIRSDSAQQAVDTAKALADGGVLVHEIAMTTPDGLRAIESAASQLGGDCVVGVGTVLDPQTARDAVAAGAAFVFAPNVNLHVIEAVNQMNRPIVPGALTPTEIVTAWSAGVDMVKLFPANHFGPKYIQDIHGPLPHVKITPTGGVDLTTIKAWLDAGAAALGVGSALVKKDLMRRGDWKALSALALQYVQAVRDARR
- a CDS encoding acetyl-CoA carboxylase carboxyltransferase subunit beta, translated to MTQVPGRSWQELVDTTNERPGVPEGLWMRCPACEAMVYRKQVEMNLWVCPEADCSHHYRISARQRALQLCDPDSFEPKWTDVSPTDPLKFVDLKPYKDRLKSEQDKIQQPDAIVAGTGYIKGRRVVLACLDPTFMMGSMGSVVGEVLTRSIEYAQEHDWPLIIVSCSGGARMQESSLSLMQMAKTSAALARLDEAGGLFISVLVDPTTGGVTASFAMLGDIILAEPKALIGFAGPRVIANTVRQELPPGFQRAEFLVEKGFVDRIVDRKNLRSEISRIIDYAGK